In Zingiber officinale cultivar Zhangliang chromosome 8B, Zo_v1.1, whole genome shotgun sequence, a single genomic region encodes these proteins:
- the LOC122014333 gene encoding cyclin-D6-1-like isoform X2: protein MEFDLENPLISCDDEQQQRSGCFAALFTAESDHMVSSVGCAVDIAARRDAVALVLEFGCTLDPLVAYLAINYIDRFLCRREISVGRMQFGGFLIAMQFANPVSVAAGEAMDRWSALRLVHLARLEDEEEQIGSRGSPSALNPLSSLLNFRSWIDRSHSLFYLGTQGEGGTVFDAQAIRRMELLVLAALDWRMRSITPFSFLRFFVSFFAPAPAPVLRALKSHASLIILKTQSEVKMLRFKPSVLAAAALLAAAYELFPAQFPTFRAAVYSCDFDELWECSHSMSSLAVDVCNAPASDTRVTVFGRHCSSSESEPVVGSSPDVGRELKKSRFYLGHAACSFSRG, encoded by the exons ATGGAGTTCGACCTGGAGAACCCGCTGATCAGTTGCGATGACGAGCAGCAGCAGCGCTCCGGCTGCTTCGCAGCCCTCTTCACCGCGGAGTCCGACCACATGGTCTCCTCCGTCGGCTGCGCCGTCGACATTGCGGCCCGGAGGGACGCCGTCGCTCTGGTCCTGGAGTTCGGCTGCACTCTCGATCCTCTCGTCGCGTACCTGGCGATCAACTACATCGATCGGTTCCTTTGCAGGCGCGAAATCTCGGTAGGGCGGATGCAATTTGGGGGGTTTTTGATCGCGATGCAGTTTGCTAATCCTGTTTCGGTTGCAGCAGGAGAAGCCATGGATCGTTGGTCTGCTCTCCGTCTCGTGCATCTCGCTCGCCTCGAAGATGAAGAAGAGCAGATCGGTTCTCGCGGATCTCCAAGTGCCCTAAACCCTCTTTCGTCGTTGCTAAATTTTCggagttggatcgatcggtcTCACTCACTGTTCTATTTGGGAACTCAGGGAGAAGGAGGAACCGTCTTCGACGCCCAAGCAATTCGGCGGATGGAGCTGCTAGTGCTCGCTGCGTTGGATTGGAGAATGCGATCGATCACCCCTTTCTCCTTCCTCCGATTCTTTGTCTCCTTCTTCGCCCCTGCTCCGGCACCTGTGCTGCGAGCCCTCAAGTCCCACGCCTCGCTGATCATCCTGAAAACCCAAAGCG AGGTGAAGATGCTAAGGTTCAAACCTTCGGTACTGGCTGCAGCCGCGTTGCTCGCCGCGGCCTACGAGCTCTTCCCCGCCCAGTTCCCCACTTTCCGCGCCGCCGTCTACTCCTGCGATTTT GACGAGCTGTGGGAATGCAGTCATTCGATGAGCAGCCTCGCGGTGGACGTCTGCAACGCTCCGGCCTCAGACACACGGGTGACCGTCTTCGGACGCCACTGCTCCAGCTCCGAGAGCGAGCCCGTCGTCGGATCCTCCCCTGACGTCGGCCGAGAGTTGAAGAAGAGTCGGTTCTACCTCGGCCACGCCGCCTGCAGCTTCAGCAGGGGATAG
- the LOC122014333 gene encoding putative cyclin-D6-1 isoform X4 has protein sequence MEFDLENPLISCDDEQQQRSGCFAALFTAESDHMVSSVGCAVDIAARRDAVALVLEFGCTLDPLVAYLAINYIDRFLCRREISEKPWIVGLLSVSCISLASKMKKSRSVLADLQGEGGTVFDAQAIRRMELLVLAALDWRMRSITPFSFLRFFVSFFAPAPAPVLRALKSHASLIILKTQSEVKMLRFKPSVLAAAALLAAAYELFPAQFPTFRAAVYSCDFVNIDELWECSHSMSSLAVDVCNAPASDTRVTVFGRHCSSSESEPVVGSSPDVGRELKKSRFYLGHAACSFSRG, from the exons ATGGAGTTCGACCTGGAGAACCCGCTGATCAGTTGCGATGACGAGCAGCAGCAGCGCTCCGGCTGCTTCGCAGCCCTCTTCACCGCGGAGTCCGACCACATGGTCTCCTCCGTCGGCTGCGCCGTCGACATTGCGGCCCGGAGGGACGCCGTCGCTCTGGTCCTGGAGTTCGGCTGCACTCTCGATCCTCTCGTCGCGTACCTGGCGATCAACTACATCGATCGGTTCCTTTGCAGGCGCGAAATCTCG GAGAAGCCATGGATCGTTGGTCTGCTCTCCGTCTCGTGCATCTCGCTCGCCTCGAAGATGAAGAAGAGCAGATCGGTTCTCGCGGATCTCCAA GGAGAAGGAGGAACCGTCTTCGACGCCCAAGCAATTCGGCGGATGGAGCTGCTAGTGCTCGCTGCGTTGGATTGGAGAATGCGATCGATCACCCCTTTCTCCTTCCTCCGATTCTTTGTCTCCTTCTTCGCCCCTGCTCCGGCACCTGTGCTGCGAGCCCTCAAGTCCCACGCCTCGCTGATCATCCTGAAAACCCAAAGCG AGGTGAAGATGCTAAGGTTCAAACCTTCGGTACTGGCTGCAGCCGCGTTGCTCGCCGCGGCCTACGAGCTCTTCCCCGCCCAGTTCCCCACTTTCCGCGCCGCCGTCTACTCCTGCGATTTTGTAAATATA GACGAGCTGTGGGAATGCAGTCATTCGATGAGCAGCCTCGCGGTGGACGTCTGCAACGCTCCGGCCTCAGACACACGGGTGACCGTCTTCGGACGCCACTGCTCCAGCTCCGAGAGCGAGCCCGTCGTCGGATCCTCCCCTGACGTCGGCCGAGAGTTGAAGAAGAGTCGGTTCTACCTCGGCCACGCCGCCTGCAGCTTCAGCAGGGGATAG
- the LOC122014333 gene encoding cyclin-D6-1-like isoform X1 codes for MEFDLENPLISCDDEQQQRSGCFAALFTAESDHMVSSVGCAVDIAARRDAVALVLEFGCTLDPLVAYLAINYIDRFLCRREISVGRMQFGGFLIAMQFANPVSVAAGEAMDRWSALRLVHLARLEDEEEQIGSRGSPSALNPLSSLLNFRSWIDRSHSLFYLGTQGEGGTVFDAQAIRRMELLVLAALDWRMRSITPFSFLRFFVSFFAPAPAPVLRALKSHASLIILKTQSEVKMLRFKPSVLAAAALLAAAYELFPAQFPTFRAAVYSCDFVNIDELWECSHSMSSLAVDVCNAPASDTRVTVFGRHCSSSESEPVVGSSPDVGRELKKSRFYLGHAACSFSRG; via the exons ATGGAGTTCGACCTGGAGAACCCGCTGATCAGTTGCGATGACGAGCAGCAGCAGCGCTCCGGCTGCTTCGCAGCCCTCTTCACCGCGGAGTCCGACCACATGGTCTCCTCCGTCGGCTGCGCCGTCGACATTGCGGCCCGGAGGGACGCCGTCGCTCTGGTCCTGGAGTTCGGCTGCACTCTCGATCCTCTCGTCGCGTACCTGGCGATCAACTACATCGATCGGTTCCTTTGCAGGCGCGAAATCTCGGTAGGGCGGATGCAATTTGGGGGGTTTTTGATCGCGATGCAGTTTGCTAATCCTGTTTCGGTTGCAGCAGGAGAAGCCATGGATCGTTGGTCTGCTCTCCGTCTCGTGCATCTCGCTCGCCTCGAAGATGAAGAAGAGCAGATCGGTTCTCGCGGATCTCCAAGTGCCCTAAACCCTCTTTCGTCGTTGCTAAATTTTCggagttggatcgatcggtcTCACTCACTGTTCTATTTGGGAACTCAGGGAGAAGGAGGAACCGTCTTCGACGCCCAAGCAATTCGGCGGATGGAGCTGCTAGTGCTCGCTGCGTTGGATTGGAGAATGCGATCGATCACCCCTTTCTCCTTCCTCCGATTCTTTGTCTCCTTCTTCGCCCCTGCTCCGGCACCTGTGCTGCGAGCCCTCAAGTCCCACGCCTCGCTGATCATCCTGAAAACCCAAAGCG AGGTGAAGATGCTAAGGTTCAAACCTTCGGTACTGGCTGCAGCCGCGTTGCTCGCCGCGGCCTACGAGCTCTTCCCCGCCCAGTTCCCCACTTTCCGCGCCGCCGTCTACTCCTGCGATTTTGTAAATATA GACGAGCTGTGGGAATGCAGTCATTCGATGAGCAGCCTCGCGGTGGACGTCTGCAACGCTCCGGCCTCAGACACACGGGTGACCGTCTTCGGACGCCACTGCTCCAGCTCCGAGAGCGAGCCCGTCGTCGGATCCTCCCCTGACGTCGGCCGAGAGTTGAAGAAGAGTCGGTTCTACCTCGGCCACGCCGCCTGCAGCTTCAGCAGGGGATAG
- the LOC122014333 gene encoding putative cyclin-D6-1 isoform X3, translating into MEFDLENPLISCDDEQQQRSGCFAALFTAESDHMVSSVGCAVDIAARRDAVALVLEFGCTLDPLVAYLAINYIDRFLCRREISQEKPWIVGLLSVSCISLASKMKKSRSVLADLQGEGGTVFDAQAIRRMELLVLAALDWRMRSITPFSFLRFFVSFFAPAPAPVLRALKSHASLIILKTQSEVKMLRFKPSVLAAAALLAAAYELFPAQFPTFRAAVYSCDFVNIDELWECSHSMSSLAVDVCNAPASDTRVTVFGRHCSSSESEPVVGSSPDVGRELKKSRFYLGHAACSFSRG; encoded by the exons ATGGAGTTCGACCTGGAGAACCCGCTGATCAGTTGCGATGACGAGCAGCAGCAGCGCTCCGGCTGCTTCGCAGCCCTCTTCACCGCGGAGTCCGACCACATGGTCTCCTCCGTCGGCTGCGCCGTCGACATTGCGGCCCGGAGGGACGCCGTCGCTCTGGTCCTGGAGTTCGGCTGCACTCTCGATCCTCTCGTCGCGTACCTGGCGATCAACTACATCGATCGGTTCCTTTGCAGGCGCGAAATCTCG CAGGAGAAGCCATGGATCGTTGGTCTGCTCTCCGTCTCGTGCATCTCGCTCGCCTCGAAGATGAAGAAGAGCAGATCGGTTCTCGCGGATCTCCAA GGAGAAGGAGGAACCGTCTTCGACGCCCAAGCAATTCGGCGGATGGAGCTGCTAGTGCTCGCTGCGTTGGATTGGAGAATGCGATCGATCACCCCTTTCTCCTTCCTCCGATTCTTTGTCTCCTTCTTCGCCCCTGCTCCGGCACCTGTGCTGCGAGCCCTCAAGTCCCACGCCTCGCTGATCATCCTGAAAACCCAAAGCG AGGTGAAGATGCTAAGGTTCAAACCTTCGGTACTGGCTGCAGCCGCGTTGCTCGCCGCGGCCTACGAGCTCTTCCCCGCCCAGTTCCCCACTTTCCGCGCCGCCGTCTACTCCTGCGATTTTGTAAATATA GACGAGCTGTGGGAATGCAGTCATTCGATGAGCAGCCTCGCGGTGGACGTCTGCAACGCTCCGGCCTCAGACACACGGGTGACCGTCTTCGGACGCCACTGCTCCAGCTCCGAGAGCGAGCCCGTCGTCGGATCCTCCCCTGACGTCGGCCGAGAGTTGAAGAAGAGTCGGTTCTACCTCGGCCACGCCGCCTGCAGCTTCAGCAGGGGATAG